A genomic region of Pelodiscus sinensis isolate JC-2024 chromosome 17, ASM4963464v1, whole genome shotgun sequence contains the following coding sequences:
- the LEAP2 gene encoding liver-expressed antimicrobial peptide 2, translating to MQCLKVIALLLFCAALLTQTHCASLHHSSSQLTRQRRMTPFWRGISLRPIGALCRHDNECISMLCRKNRCSLRISCE from the exons ATGCAGTGTTTGAAAGTTATAGCACTCTTACTGTTTTGTGCAGCCCTACTGACGCAG ACACACTGTGCTTCTTTGCATCATTCAAGCTCACAACTAACAAGACAAAGGAGGATGACTCCTTTCTGGAGGGGGATTTCCCTCAGACCTATAGGAGCATTATGCAGGCATGACAATGAATGCATCTCAATGCTGTGCAG GAAGAATCGCTGTTCCCTAAGAATTTCCTGTGAGTGA